From the Kitasatospora viridis genome, one window contains:
- a CDS encoding ornithine cyclodeaminase family protein produces MPIPTETLLLSSADIHRLVLEVGRDRFMDRMIERLESAFRTAAPDGSGTPPRAGFTTGTERTGVLEWMPHHEPGLAATVKLVSYAPANPVRHGLPTILGTLLRIDDETGHLVAVADAALPTAIRTGAASAVATRLLARPDSATVGLVGAGAQAVTQLHALSRVLDIREVLVHDTDPVHRRSFPQRASFLGLPVREAEPAELEAAADVICTATSVEVGAGPVLRGDRLKDHLHINAVGADLPGKVEVPLPVLRAAYVSPDHLGQARREGECQRLDEREIGATLPELLRAPQLARGLRDSRTVFDSTGFALEDHVALDVLIALAELHGVGERVRLEAGPADPLDPYSTASATAADRSLPRRLPAVRAH; encoded by the coding sequence ATGCCGATACCGACGGAAACCCTGCTGCTCTCCAGCGCCGACATCCACCGGCTGGTGCTGGAGGTCGGACGCGACCGCTTCATGGACCGGATGATCGAGCGGCTGGAGTCCGCGTTCCGCACGGCCGCCCCGGACGGCTCGGGCACCCCGCCGCGGGCCGGCTTCACCACCGGCACCGAGCGGACCGGCGTGCTGGAGTGGATGCCGCACCACGAGCCCGGCCTGGCCGCCACGGTCAAGCTGGTCTCCTACGCCCCGGCCAACCCGGTCCGCCACGGCCTGCCGACCATCCTCGGCACCCTGCTGCGGATCGACGACGAGACCGGGCACCTGGTGGCCGTCGCCGACGCGGCCCTGCCCACCGCGATCCGCACGGGCGCCGCCTCGGCCGTGGCCACCCGGCTGCTCGCCCGGCCGGACAGCGCCACCGTGGGCCTGGTCGGGGCGGGCGCCCAGGCCGTGACCCAACTGCACGCCCTGTCACGGGTGCTGGACATCCGCGAGGTGCTGGTCCACGACACCGACCCGGTGCACCGCCGCTCGTTCCCGCAGCGCGCCTCCTTCCTCGGCCTGCCGGTGCGCGAGGCGGAGCCGGCTGAGCTGGAGGCCGCGGCGGACGTCATCTGCACGGCGACCTCGGTGGAGGTCGGGGCCGGCCCGGTGCTGCGCGGCGACCGGCTGAAGGACCACCTGCACATCAACGCGGTGGGGGCCGACCTGCCGGGCAAGGTGGAGGTCCCGCTGCCGGTGCTCAGGGCGGCGTACGTCAGCCCGGACCACCTGGGGCAGGCGCGCCGGGAGGGGGAGTGCCAGCGGCTCGACGAGCGGGAGATCGGCGCCACCCTGCCGGAGCTGCTCCGCGCGCCGCAACTGGCCCGCGGGCTGCGCGACTCCCGCACCGTCTTCGACTCCACGGGCTTCGCCCTGGAGGACCACGTGGCCCTCGACGTGCTGATCGCGCTGGCCGAGCTGCACGGCGTCGGCGAGCGGGTCCGCCTGGAGGCCGGCCCGGCGGACCCGCTCGACCCCTACTCCACCGCGTCCGCCACGGCGGCGGACCGCTCCCTGCCCCGCCGGCTCCCGGCCGTCCGCGCCCACTGA
- a CDS encoding DUF4287 domain-containing protein, with amino-acid sequence MTTAVKGPASYFPSIEQKYGRPVAEWQQLIRSSPLVKHMELVAWLKAEHGLGHGHANALVAHTLAQTAAS; translated from the coding sequence ATGACCACTGCCGTGAAGGGCCCCGCCAGCTACTTCCCGTCGATCGAGCAGAAGTACGGCCGACCGGTGGCCGAGTGGCAGCAGCTGATCCGCAGCTCGCCGCTGGTCAAGCACATGGAGCTGGTGGCCTGGCTGAAGGCCGAGCACGGCCTCGGCCACGGCCACGCCAACGCGCTGGTCGCCCACACGCTGGCGCAGACTGCGGCAAGCTGA
- a CDS encoding GNAT family N-acetyltransferase: MAVLIPQTIRTERLTLLPLLVEHAREMATVLADPALHRFIGGEPDNAPALLARYRRLVAGSPDPAVSWCNWVVQMDGSLTGTVQATVTDGGTTAEVAWVVGTPWQGRGIAREAARGLVGWLAGHGVRTVLAHVHPEHHTSAAVAAAAGLAPTERWQDGERRWELTVS; the protein is encoded by the coding sequence GTGGCCGTCCTGATCCCGCAGACCATCCGCACCGAGCGGCTGACCCTGCTGCCGCTGCTGGTCGAGCACGCGCGGGAGATGGCCACGGTGCTCGCCGACCCGGCACTGCACCGGTTCATCGGCGGCGAGCCGGACAACGCGCCGGCGCTGCTGGCGCGCTACCGCCGGCTGGTCGCCGGGTCGCCCGACCCGGCGGTCTCCTGGTGCAACTGGGTTGTCCAGATGGATGGTTCACTCACCGGGACGGTGCAGGCCACCGTCACCGACGGTGGGACGACCGCCGAGGTCGCCTGGGTGGTCGGCACGCCGTGGCAGGGCCGCGGGATCGCCCGGGAGGCGGCCCGCGGCCTGGTCGGCTGGCTCGCCGGGCACGGGGTCCGGACGGTGCTCGCCCACGTCCACCCCGAGCACCACACCTCGGCCGCGGTCGCCGCCGCGGCCGGGCTCGCCCCGACCGAGCGGTGGCAGGACGGCGAGCGGCGCTGGGAACTGACCGTCAGCTGA
- a CDS encoding LPXTG cell wall anchor domain-containing protein: protein MRRPRTSLVVLSAAATTLAIGALAAPAQAAAPTLSLTAQTFLPLDPTAGPNGPDNAVVLEVGATGVTGGNFATAVVQVDLSPLNGIATVQTPWGCTVAGSVLTCPQVSASADHTSQERLQLAVTAGAKPGTTVTLHATAHLAQAGAPTVSSDTKLMVGGSKLTGMTPSAPTDLKPGDVWKPELTVTNKGQLAAPKLVYVFQDYSGLTFSGRYSNCDYGTNSYGYHAAVCTIDTPLAPGDTAHLDQFPLTVLPAAYYADEDISVYPQDAGPDAGADSQINYIRQDYKFTPGPAGAPRLTVGKPEGTFVQTGVADLDGDGGYYDTQVTIKSTADFEALGAWVPGAAGNPGKLTVGLVNHGPASIDWRSGDDPADVAVTLPRQVKVVTAPQKCQLDSEFKSDSQVRYDCQTSAFIGVGYQATFDFAVQADPALGASALVTLPSLDEGRQDSGMPWDPNKANNTATVALGSQASGSIPSPSASVPPAPSTVPTAAPTGHTTPAGGAPSAAAPAPSASSTAHGTTDLAFTGSQGTGLIASVGAGVLVLGAALVFTVRRRKAGAHS, encoded by the coding sequence ATGCGCAGACCGCGCACCAGTCTCGTCGTCCTCTCCGCCGCCGCCACCACCCTGGCGATCGGCGCACTGGCCGCACCGGCCCAGGCGGCCGCGCCGACCCTGTCGCTGACCGCGCAGACCTTCCTGCCCCTGGACCCGACGGCCGGCCCCAACGGACCGGACAACGCCGTCGTGCTGGAGGTCGGCGCCACCGGCGTCACCGGCGGCAACTTCGCCACGGCCGTGGTCCAGGTCGACCTCAGCCCCCTCAACGGGATCGCCACCGTGCAGACCCCATGGGGCTGCACCGTCGCCGGGTCGGTGCTGACCTGCCCCCAGGTCTCCGCGTCGGCCGATCACACGAGCCAGGAGCGGCTCCAGTTGGCCGTCACCGCCGGCGCCAAGCCCGGCACCACCGTCACCCTGCACGCCACCGCCCACCTGGCGCAGGCCGGCGCCCCGACCGTGAGCAGCGACACCAAGCTCATGGTGGGCGGCAGCAAGCTGACGGGCATGACGCCCAGCGCGCCGACGGACCTCAAGCCCGGCGACGTCTGGAAGCCCGAGCTGACGGTGACCAACAAGGGCCAGCTGGCCGCCCCGAAGCTGGTCTACGTCTTCCAGGACTACTCCGGACTGACCTTCAGCGGCCGCTACTCCAACTGCGACTACGGCACCAACTCCTACGGCTACCACGCGGCCGTCTGCACCATCGACACGCCCCTCGCCCCCGGCGACACGGCCCACCTGGACCAGTTCCCGCTGACCGTGCTGCCCGCCGCCTACTACGCGGACGAGGACATCAGCGTCTACCCCCAGGACGCCGGTCCGGACGCGGGCGCGGACTCCCAGATCAACTACATCCGCCAGGACTACAAGTTCACCCCCGGCCCGGCCGGCGCGCCCCGGCTGACCGTCGGCAAGCCGGAGGGCACCTTCGTCCAGACCGGCGTGGCCGACCTGGACGGGGACGGCGGCTACTACGACACCCAGGTCACGATCAAGAGCACCGCCGACTTCGAGGCCCTCGGCGCCTGGGTGCCCGGTGCCGCCGGCAACCCGGGCAAGCTGACCGTCGGCCTGGTCAACCACGGCCCCGCCTCGATCGACTGGCGCTCCGGTGACGATCCGGCCGACGTGGCCGTGACCCTGCCCAGGCAGGTCAAGGTGGTCACCGCCCCCCAGAAGTGCCAGCTGGACAGCGAGTTCAAGAGCGACTCGCAGGTCCGCTACGACTGCCAGACCAGTGCCTTCATCGGGGTCGGCTACCAGGCCACCTTCGACTTCGCGGTCCAGGCCGACCCGGCGCTCGGCGCCTCGGCCCTGGTGACCCTGCCCTCGCTCGACGAGGGCCGCCAGGACAGCGGCATGCCGTGGGACCCGAACAAGGCGAACAACACCGCCACCGTCGCCCTGGGCAGCCAGGCCAGCGGCTCGATCCCCAGCCCGTCGGCCAGCGTCCCGCCGGCGCCGTCCACGGTGCCGACCGCCGCGCCGACCGGCCACACCACCCCGGCCGGCGGCGCTCCCTCCGCCGCCGCCCCCGCCCCGTCTGCGAGCAGCACCGCCCACGGCACCACCGACCTCGCGTTCACCGGCTCCCAGGGCACCGGCCTGATCGCCTCGGTCGGCGCCGGGGTGCTGGTGCTCGGCGCGGCGCTGGTGTTCACCGTCCGCCGCCGCAAGGCCGGCGCGCACAGCTGA
- a CDS encoding glycosyl hydrolase family 18 protein, which yields MPERAFAARQVERPQRARRPLRNATALATATALVAGAAGLATLFGGSAAGAAGVNLLTNGDFETGTLAGWTCSGGLGSITGTAPHGGSYALQAAASAADTAQCSQTVTVAPNTTYSLSGWLKGSYTYLGVTGTGTTDTNTWGSNANWANLSTSFTTGASTTSVTVYTHGWYGQGTYYADDLSLTGPGGGSTSASPTQSASQSASPSQSASPSQSASSSPSQSASSSPSQSASPSQSASPSASPTGGGTAPGGDGLVSVPTGVSAKVQNNTVTLSWSASTDGAQNGNVAAYKVYSGANLVATSMGTTVTVSSLLPNTAYTFTVQGYDKDGHASAQSAGVAATTGAAPTGAVKSAYFAQWGIYGNAYYPSSLVKTGAAAGLNTVTYAFENIDPTNQTCFETVKAADTNDADPNAGDGAGDAFADYQKSYTGDVSVDGSTDAWSQPIKGNFNQIRELKAKNPNLRFTLSLGGWTYSKYFSDVAATDASRKKFVSSCIDMFIKGNLPTGISGDASGGQGAGAGLFDGIDIDWEYPASAGGHAGNHYSAADTANYTALLAEFRNELDAYGSSIGKHFLLTAALPSGQDKITNVQTDQIGKYLDYGNIMSYDMHGGWETTGATNFQDPLYTSPNDPSTPIAPGTEKYTVDNAVNAFINGDPAYGIKGGFPAGKLVLGVPFYFRGWTGVQAGSNNGLYQAATGPSAAQATSQSAGVAFWKELVATGKTAAANVHWDPTTQSSWIYDGTNFFTGDTPQAITARGAYATSKGLGGIFAYSLEGDDPSGSLVNAMTGSMK from the coding sequence ATGCCCGAACGCGCCTTTGCCGCGCGGCAGGTCGAGCGACCCCAGCGCGCTCGACGTCCCCTTCGCAATGCCACGGCCCTCGCCACCGCCACCGCCCTGGTGGCCGGTGCGGCAGGCCTCGCCACCCTGTTCGGCGGCTCCGCCGCGGGTGCCGCCGGCGTCAACCTGCTGACCAACGGCGACTTCGAGACCGGCACGCTGGCGGGCTGGACCTGCTCCGGCGGACTCGGCAGCATCACCGGCACCGCCCCGCACGGCGGCAGCTACGCGCTGCAGGCGGCCGCCTCGGCCGCCGACACCGCGCAGTGCTCGCAGACCGTCACCGTGGCGCCCAACACCACCTACAGCCTGTCCGGCTGGCTGAAGGGCAGCTACACCTACCTCGGGGTGACCGGCACCGGCACCACCGACACCAACACCTGGGGCTCGAACGCGAACTGGGCGAACCTCAGCACCAGCTTCACCACCGGCGCGAGCACCACCTCGGTGACCGTGTACACCCACGGCTGGTACGGCCAGGGCACCTACTACGCGGACGACCTCTCGCTGACCGGCCCCGGCGGCGGCAGCACCAGCGCCTCGCCCACGCAGAGCGCGTCGCAGAGTGCCTCGCCGAGCCAGAGTGCCTCGCCGAGCCAGAGCGCGAGCTCCAGCCCGTCGCAGAGCGCCAGTTCCAGCCCCTCGCAGAGCGCCTCGCCCTCGCAGAGCGCGAGCCCGTCCGCCTCCCCGACCGGCGGCGGCACCGCGCCCGGCGGCGACGGCCTGGTCTCGGTCCCGACCGGGGTGAGCGCCAAGGTGCAGAACAACACCGTGACGCTGAGCTGGTCCGCCTCCACCGACGGCGCGCAGAACGGCAACGTCGCGGCGTACAAGGTCTACAGCGGCGCCAACCTGGTGGCCACCTCGATGGGCACCACGGTCACCGTCAGCTCGCTGCTGCCGAACACCGCCTACACCTTCACCGTGCAGGGCTACGACAAGGACGGGCACGCGAGCGCCCAGTCCGCGGGCGTCGCGGCCACCACCGGCGCCGCGCCGACCGGTGCCGTGAAGTCGGCCTACTTCGCGCAGTGGGGCATCTACGGCAACGCCTACTACCCGAGCAGCCTGGTGAAGACCGGCGCCGCCGCGGGCCTGAACACGGTCACCTACGCGTTCGAGAACATCGACCCGACCAACCAGACCTGCTTCGAGACGGTCAAGGCGGCCGACACCAACGACGCCGACCCGAACGCCGGTGACGGCGCGGGCGATGCCTTCGCCGACTACCAGAAGAGCTACACCGGCGACGTCAGCGTGGACGGCAGCACCGACGCGTGGAGCCAGCCGATCAAGGGCAACTTCAACCAGATCCGCGAGCTGAAGGCCAAGAACCCGAACCTCAGGTTCACCCTCTCGCTGGGCGGTTGGACCTACTCGAAGTACTTCTCGGACGTCGCCGCCACCGACGCCTCGCGCAAGAAGTTCGTCTCCTCGTGCATCGACATGTTCATCAAGGGCAACCTGCCCACCGGGATCTCGGGTGACGCCTCCGGCGGCCAGGGCGCCGGCGCGGGCCTCTTCGACGGCATCGACATCGACTGGGAGTACCCGGCCTCGGCCGGCGGCCACGCCGGCAACCACTACTCCGCTGCCGACACCGCGAACTACACGGCGCTGCTCGCCGAGTTCCGCAACGAGCTGGACGCCTACGGGTCCAGCATCGGCAAGCACTTCCTGCTGACCGCGGCGCTGCCGAGCGGCCAGGACAAGATCACCAACGTGCAGACCGACCAGATCGGCAAGTACCTGGACTACGGCAACATCATGTCCTACGACATGCACGGCGGTTGGGAGACCACCGGTGCCACCAACTTCCAGGACCCGCTGTACACCAGCCCGAACGACCCGAGCACCCCGATCGCCCCGGGCACCGAGAAGTACACCGTGGACAACGCGGTGAACGCCTTCATCAACGGCGACCCGGCCTACGGCATCAAGGGCGGCTTCCCGGCGGGCAAGCTGGTGCTGGGCGTGCCGTTCTACTTCCGCGGCTGGACCGGCGTCCAGGCCGGCTCGAACAACGGCCTCTACCAGGCCGCCACCGGCCCGTCCGCGGCCCAGGCCACCAGCCAGTCGGCCGGCGTGGCGTTCTGGAAGGAGCTGGTGGCCACCGGCAAGACCGCGGCGGCCAACGTGCACTGGGACCCGACCACCCAGAGCTCCTGGATCTACGACGGCACCAACTTCTTCACCGGCGACACCCCGCAGGCCATCACGGCCCGCGGCGCGTACGCCACCAGCAAGGGCCTGGGCGGAATCTTCGCCTACTCGCTGGAAGGTGACGACCCGTCCGGCAGCCTGGTCAACGCGATGACCGGCAGCATGAAGTAA